One window of Chryseobacterium indologenes genomic DNA carries:
- the rho gene encoding transcription termination factor Rho, producing MFNIETLRSKSVTELTKILKDLGVKVARTSNENDKIFAILDFQASNPKVAKDYFNATETASINTEEAPADKPAKAPARKAAPKKPAAKPKTNTKAPAEEPKAEVKVEEKVSASEEVKPEEPKAEAAAVTEESAASAQAKKKRKRVSTNTGNAEVSQEKTEAPKNTESQEPAQADEKPNNPQQQANRSQKGHNHPQNSGNQHKNQNQQHQQHQNQNQNQNRHSEKAEEQHDHKKEFNFDGLVSIEGVLEILPDNYGFLRSSDFSYISSPDDVYVSTAQIRNYGLKTGDTVKGIVRLPKEGEKYFSLLKPTEVNGRDLAFIKDRVAFEYLTPLFPEEKFNLAGSESTVSTRIVDLFAPIGKGQRAMIVAQPKTGKTMLLKDIANSIAANHPEVYMMVLLIDERPEEVTDMERSVNAEVIASTFDEAAEKHVKVANLVLAKAQRMVECGHDVVILLDSITRLARAYNTVTPASGKVLSGGVDANALHKPKRFFGAARKIEGGGSLTIIATALIDTGSKMDEVIFEEFKGTGNMELQLDRKIANRRIYPAIDLISSSTRRDDLLLDEVTSQRMWIFRKYLSEMNPVEAMEFVNKNIKGTLNNEEFLMSMNK from the coding sequence ATGTTTAACATAGAAACGTTAAGGTCAAAATCCGTAACGGAACTGACTAAAATCTTAAAAGATTTGGGCGTTAAAGTTGCAAGAACCAGCAATGAAAATGACAAGATCTTTGCTATTCTTGACTTTCAGGCTTCTAACCCTAAAGTTGCAAAAGATTATTTCAACGCCACAGAAACCGCCAGTATAAATACTGAAGAGGCCCCAGCAGATAAACCTGCTAAAGCCCCAGCAAGAAAAGCTGCTCCGAAAAAACCGGCAGCCAAGCCAAAAACCAATACAAAAGCTCCGGCAGAAGAACCTAAAGCAGAAGTGAAAGTAGAAGAAAAGGTATCCGCTTCTGAAGAAGTAAAACCGGAAGAACCCAAAGCTGAAGCAGCTGCAGTAACAGAAGAATCAGCAGCAAGTGCCCAGGCTAAAAAGAAAAGAAAAAGAGTTTCTACCAATACAGGTAATGCAGAAGTATCTCAGGAAAAAACAGAAGCTCCAAAAAACACAGAATCTCAAGAGCCTGCTCAGGCCGATGAAAAGCCTAACAATCCTCAACAACAGGCTAACAGATCTCAAAAAGGACACAACCATCCACAGAACAGTGGAAACCAACATAAAAACCAAAACCAGCAACACCAGCAGCATCAAAACCAGAATCAGAATCAAAACAGACATTCTGAAAAGGCAGAGGAGCAGCATGACCATAAAAAAGAATTCAATTTCGATGGTTTGGTAAGTATTGAAGGGGTTTTGGAAATATTACCGGATAACTACGGATTTTTGCGTTCTTCAGACTTCAGTTATATCTCTTCTCCTGATGACGTGTATGTATCTACTGCACAGATTAGAAATTATGGGTTGAAAACCGGAGATACTGTAAAAGGGATTGTAAGACTTCCGAAAGAAGGAGAGAAATATTTTTCACTATTAAAACCTACAGAAGTTAATGGTCGTGATCTTGCGTTCATTAAAGACCGTGTGGCTTTTGAATATCTTACGCCACTTTTCCCTGAAGAGAAATTCAATCTTGCAGGAAGTGAATCTACGGTTTCTACAAGAATTGTAGACCTGTTTGCACCTATTGGAAAAGGACAGAGAGCAATGATCGTTGCACAGCCTAAAACAGGTAAGACGATGTTGCTGAAAGATATCGCTAACTCTATTGCTGCTAACCACCCGGAAGTATACATGATGGTTCTTTTGATCGATGAACGTCCGGAAGAGGTTACTGATATGGAAAGAAGTGTAAATGCAGAAGTTATTGCTTCTACATTTGACGAAGCAGCTGAAAAACATGTGAAAGTAGCTAACCTTGTTCTGGCGAAAGCACAGAGAATGGTTGAGTGCGGACATGATGTTGTTATCTTACTGGATTCAATCACGAGATTGGCAAGAGCATACAACACCGTTACTCCTGCATCTGGTAAAGTTCTTTCCGGTGGGGTAGATGCCAATGCTCTTCACAAGCCGAAAAGATTCTTTGGTGCAGCAAGAAAAATCGAAGGAGGAGGATCTCTTACGATTATTGCCACTGCATTGATTGATACAGGTTCTAAAATGGATGAAGTGATCTTTGAAGAATTTAAAGGTACAGGTAACATGGAGCTTCAGTTAGACAGAAAAATTGCTAACAGAAGAATTTATCCTGCTATCGACTTAATTTCTTCAAGCACCCGTAGAGATGATCTTCTTCTGGATGAAGTAACTTCTCAGAGAATGTGGATCTTCAGAAAATACCTTTCTGAAATGAATCCTGTGGAAGCAATGGAATTTGTAAATAAAAACATTAAAGGAACTCTTAATAATGAAGAATTCCTGATGTCTATGAATAAATAA
- a CDS encoding DUF6146 family protein — MKNIILLVLIALIPYSCFSQEKPKKDKEQHEMKPSKNEDGEWDLTVIDTQFDYFLSAVAKPISQYTESYLKTKNTFLVNEWNSYYNSGRYRNIIESGIDYNPQENYGIKFEYKLYQVFVYVNWKYKLRMNGLSGSDAIR; from the coding sequence ATGAAAAATATTATTTTATTGGTATTGATCGCATTAATACCTTACAGCTGTTTTTCTCAGGAAAAACCAAAGAAAGATAAAGAACAACATGAAATGAAGCCTTCCAAAAACGAAGACGGAGAATGGGACCTTACGGTCATTGATACACAATTCGATTATTTTTTGAGCGCTGTTGCCAAACCCATCAGCCAGTATACAGAATCTTATCTGAAGACAAAGAACACATTTTTGGTCAACGAATGGAACAGTTATTATAACTCCGGGAGATACAGAAATATCATAGAATCCGGGATAGATTATAATCCTCAGGAAAATTATGGGATCAAGTTTGAATATAAATTATACCAGGTTTTTGTATATGTAAACTGGAAGTATAAGCTCAGAATGAACGGATTATCCGGAAGCGATGCCATAAGGTAA
- a CDS encoding endonuclease has translation MKRFSSLFAIIISIMAFSQQQGKLRKVATVGFLNVENLWDTIRSADYIDGTKDIKNPAFHRSIPIDSIKFLEAEKYDGPWSDGALIGKKVVREQGGSEEFTPKSAKNYGTKIYKAKLANEAKVISEMGAQYTKTAPAVVGLIEVENRQVIQDLINEPALKKYDYGIIHYNSYDYRGIDVALIYQKRRFTPTNSLKKELKIYGDNGRREYTRDILVVTGFLDNEKVAFFMNHWPSRRGGEAISLPKRNAAAALLKQQMDSIRAADPTTKLFAMGDFNDDPVSPSLKNHLKAQAAPKDLSEETPYLNLMYPLYKKGVASLAYQDAPNLFDQIIVSKNVISDQVTKEYSVYKTEIFAPAYLVNKEGNYKGYPFRSWNGDQFTGGYSDHFPAFVVLQKEP, from the coding sequence ATGAAGAGATTTTCGAGTCTGTTTGCCATCATTATTTCGATCATGGCATTTTCACAGCAACAAGGAAAACTGAGAAAAGTAGCTACTGTAGGTTTTTTAAACGTAGAAAACCTTTGGGACACTATCCGTTCAGCGGATTATATTGATGGGACCAAAGACATTAAAAATCCTGCCTTTCACAGAAGTATTCCTATAGATTCTATCAAATTTCTGGAAGCTGAAAAATATGACGGACCATGGAGTGACGGTGCTCTGATTGGTAAAAAAGTAGTTAGAGAGCAAGGTGGTTCTGAAGAATTTACCCCAAAAAGTGCAAAGAACTATGGGACTAAAATTTATAAAGCAAAACTGGCCAATGAAGCCAAAGTAATTTCTGAAATGGGAGCACAATATACCAAAACAGCTCCGGCAGTAGTTGGGTTAATTGAGGTTGAAAACAGACAGGTTATCCAGGATCTGATCAATGAACCTGCTTTAAAGAAATATGATTACGGAATCATTCATTACAACTCTTACGATTACAGAGGGATTGACGTTGCATTGATCTATCAGAAAAGAAGATTCACCCCTACCAATTCATTAAAAAAAGAACTGAAAATATACGGTGACAACGGAAGAAGAGAGTATACAAGAGATATCCTTGTTGTAACAGGGTTTTTAGATAATGAAAAAGTGGCATTCTTTATGAACCATTGGCCTTCAAGAAGAGGAGGTGAAGCAATTTCTTTACCGAAAAGAAATGCAGCTGCAGCTTTATTGAAACAACAAATGGACAGTATAAGAGCCGCAGATCCAACAACTAAGCTTTTTGCAATGGGCGACTTTAATGATGATCCTGTAAGCCCAAGTTTAAAAAACCACCTGAAAGCTCAGGCAGCACCTAAAGATTTAAGTGAAGAAACACCTTACCTGAATCTGATGTATCCTTTATATAAAAAAGGCGTGGCATCTCTTGCCTATCAGGATGCACCTAACCTGTTTGACCAGATTATTGTTTCTAAAAACGTAATTTCAGATCAGGTAACTAAAGAATATTCGGTGTACAAAACCGAAATTTTTGCCCCGGCTTATTTAGTCAATAAAGAAGGAAATTATAAAGGATATCCCTTCAGATCCTGGAATGGAGATCAATTTACAGGAGGCTACAGTGACCACTTCCCGGCATTTGTAGTTCTTCAGAAAGAACCATAA
- a CDS encoding M28 family peptidase, producing MKKLTYLTLSLFSIVTFAQEVSKEKVKTVLSTLASDEMKGREIGTQENENAANYIAKLFKENNLEYCTGKSYLVPFDYNGKTVYNVCGVKKGKTDQYLGFSGHFDHIGTSDKSGDNIYNGADDDASGITTLVGIADYFKNKKPEFSMVFMAFNGEEKGMLGSRAISTDKNLDPIYNKMTALFNFEMVATESQWGKNALYMTGDGFSDLDELFNKNAVNGLKINADPYAKQQLFYRSDNVSFVKKKIIAHSFSTVDMTKASHYHHENDDINIVDFDNMTQIINNFGKTLDKLNPKNFTPKYNDQVKF from the coding sequence ATGAAAAAGCTAACATACCTTACTTTATCACTATTCTCTATAGTTACTTTTGCACAGGAAGTTTCCAAAGAAAAAGTAAAAACAGTTCTTTCCACTCTTGCTTCAGACGAAATGAAGGGCCGTGAAATCGGAACTCAGGAAAATGAAAATGCTGCCAACTACATTGCTAAGCTCTTCAAAGAAAATAATCTGGAATACTGTACCGGAAAATCATATCTGGTACCATTTGATTATAATGGGAAAACGGTATACAATGTCTGCGGGGTCAAAAAGGGAAAAACAGATCAATATCTTGGATTCTCAGGGCATTTTGATCATATCGGGACCAGTGACAAAAGTGGTGACAACATTTATAACGGAGCAGATGATGATGCCAGCGGAATTACAACTCTGGTAGGTATTGCCGACTATTTTAAAAATAAAAAGCCAGAATTTTCAATGGTCTTCATGGCGTTCAATGGGGAAGAAAAAGGAATGTTAGGTTCAAGAGCAATTTCGACGGACAAAAACCTGGATCCTATCTATAATAAGATGACTGCCCTTTTCAATTTTGAAATGGTAGCTACAGAATCACAATGGGGAAAAAATGCATTATATATGACGGGAGACGGATTCTCCGATCTTGATGAGCTTTTCAATAAAAATGCTGTAAACGGATTAAAAATCAATGCAGATCCCTATGCAAAACAACAGCTGTTTTACCGTTCAGACAATGTCAGCTTTGTAAAAAAGAAAATCATTGCCCATTCATTCTCTACCGTTGATATGACAAAAGCTTCTCATTATCATCACGAAAATGACGATATCAACATCGTAGATTTCGATAATATGACACAGATTATCAATAATTTTGGAAAAACGCTGGATAAACTGAATCCTAAAAATTTTACTCCAAAGTATAACGATCAGGTAAAATTTTAA
- a CDS encoding DUF1801 domain-containing protein, whose product MNPIQEYFYRIEEPERSTLLFLHDSILASDPENITETFSFGLPFIKYKKKMLCYFYYSKKYKKHYISFYHGDKLDYPELILDGRKKFKILLIDPEEDLPVEFILNLTEEIKKYIK is encoded by the coding sequence ATGAATCCTATACAAGAGTATTTCTACAGAATCGAAGAGCCTGAGAGAAGTACTCTTTTATTTTTACATGATTCTATTTTAGCTTCCGATCCCGAAAATATTACGGAAACATTCAGTTTCGGGCTTCCTTTTATCAAGTACAAAAAGAAGATGCTGTGTTATTTTTATTACAGCAAAAAATACAAGAAACATTATATCAGCTTTTATCATGGTGACAAACTGGATTATCCGGAGCTGATTCTGGATGGCAGAAAGAAGTTTAAAATCCTCTTGATTGATCCTGAAGAAGATCTTCCCGTAGAATTCATATTAAACCTCACGGAAGAGATTAAAAAGTATATAAAATAA
- a CDS encoding DUF4293 family protein produces the protein MLQRIQTIWTLLAVLAAVFLFITGQDVVISDSIPLLNISSIVLVIVGALSIFSFKNRKRQILLNTISIIINVLLIGVLAYWLLNLSGGIQIPEKGIEPIFPLIAVICLLIANMYIRKDERLVKSVDRLR, from the coding sequence ATGCTACAGAGAATACAAACTATATGGACTTTATTAGCAGTTTTAGCTGCTGTTTTCCTTTTTATAACGGGACAGGATGTTGTGATTTCAGACAGTATTCCTTTACTTAATATTAGCAGTATAGTGCTTGTTATTGTGGGAGCATTAAGTATTTTTAGTTTCAAAAACAGAAAAAGACAAATTTTGCTGAATACCATCAGCATCATTATAAACGTTTTGTTGATTGGTGTATTGGCGTACTGGTTACTAAACTTATCCGGAGGAATTCAGATTCCTGAGAAGGGTATTGAGCCGATTTTCCCATTGATTGCGGTAATATGTCTGCTTATTGCAAATATGTATATCCGTAAAGATGAGAGGCTCGTAAAATCTGTAGACAGACTTCGATAG
- a CDS encoding superoxide dismutase — protein sequence MSFELPKLGYAYDALEPTIDARTMEIHHTKHHQAYIDNLNKAIEGTELAGKTIEEICQTGTDKPAVRNNGGGHFNHSLFWEILTPGGSKEPVGNVKAAIENYGGLEKFKTDFSDAAKTRFGSGWAWLVKNADGSVSVSSTPNQDNPLMPVADVKGTPVLGLDVWEHAYYLNYQNRRPDYVAAFFEVVNWDKVEELFNK from the coding sequence ATGTCATTTGAATTACCAAAACTAGGATATGCATATGATGCATTAGAGCCAACTATTGATGCAAGAACTATGGAAATCCACCATACAAAACACCACCAGGCATACATTGACAATTTAAATAAAGCAATTGAAGGAACTGAACTAGCAGGAAAAACTATTGAAGAAATCTGCCAGACAGGAACTGATAAACCAGCAGTAAGAAATAATGGAGGAGGACACTTCAATCACTCATTGTTCTGGGAAATTTTAACTCCGGGAGGAAGCAAAGAGCCTGTAGGAAATGTAAAAGCTGCTATCGAAAATTACGGAGGTCTTGAGAAATTCAAAACTGACTTTTCTGATGCTGCTAAAACAAGATTCGGTTCAGGATGGGCTTGGTTAGTAAAAAATGCTGACGGTTCTGTATCTGTTTCTTCTACCCCAAACCAGGACAACCCATTAATGCCTGTAGCAGACGTTAAAGGAACTCCGGTTTTAGGATTAGATGTTTGGGAGCACGCTTATTATTTAAACTACCAAAACAGAAGACCTGACTATGTTGCTGCATTCTTTGAAGTTGTAAACTGGGATAAAGTAGAGGAGTTATTTAATAAATAA
- a CDS encoding carboxypeptidase-like regulatory domain-containing protein codes for MIKKLSLISLFTLLPASYYYAQTTVFAYLKDAEGKPVEQASVDLKGAGNDAKADKIGYFQFTDLMPGHYQIMVTKPNFETKIFEFDVTSDEKRKDLGVITLYSALNGADQGLAIIEDSGESDSGGVQQTATVGLLQASQDAFNRIASFDLGPYWFRPRGIDSRTGENMINGVSMAAADNGDVDFSTWGGLNEITRYPEISANHAPSEYAFGGTTGVFYKNTRASEYRKGSQLTYSLTNRNYTNRLSYRFSSGMNKNGWAFTGMIARRWAQEGIQDGTAYDAYSGYIGIEKKFSDSHTITLNAIGSKYSRSSSSPSTQEVYDFRGVHYNSYWGWQNGDKRNERVKRGFQPMIQLQDFWKINKNSQLWTSVSYQFGKEYSSRLDWYRANNPSPTYYRNLPSYWLNYTNPSPEQAANVGITRDWWTNDDQSHTQINWDNLYNANRNVEYNAMFGGRRAAYYLVDDVKDDKVWNVSTHYTYNFSDTSRFILNLSYQNYRSEQYREVNDLLGADFALNMDPFASNTTAGSVWGKFNTRENDTDVAKREGDKIGYSYIFRRQEFKVNPAFKFSTGKFDVFVSGLFGYTTNSREGLFQHYLYESSYGKGADQNFWNAGVKGQVTYKINGRNFLVYNGAYFSQSPFLNDIYFNTRVSGVTTPGIKNVVVDANDLSYVISTPIVKLRLTGYLVNTQNETSVQRYFAQGVKLTTLTESGDQAPVQDGAFITQVLAGANKRNMGIELGAQVKLTPTLTASGLLSVGQYTYTNNPTVYFASDAVGTFRELDGNGNIVSRSYTNMGEATLKNYRQGGTPQEAYTLGLRYSSPKYWWVGATWNYFGHSFLDPSPVTRTERFYTNPNTPGVPYDNVTEEELARILTPTKLPSAFFFNVNAGKSWLIGKYYVLVSASVNNILNNRNFITGGFEQTRNVNYTDYANDYDSGNMVFAPKYWYNQGRSYFVNLQFRF; via the coding sequence ATGATTAAAAAATTATCATTGATCTCTTTATTTACTTTGCTGCCTGCTTCATATTATTATGCGCAGACAACAGTGTTTGCGTATCTTAAGGATGCGGAAGGAAAGCCTGTTGAGCAAGCAAGTGTAGATTTAAAAGGAGCAGGAAATGATGCGAAGGCAGACAAAATCGGATATTTCCAATTTACGGATTTGATGCCAGGACATTATCAGATTATGGTTACAAAGCCAAATTTTGAAACTAAAATTTTTGAATTTGATGTAACCAGTGATGAGAAAAGAAAAGATCTTGGAGTAATCACTCTTTATTCTGCATTGAACGGTGCAGATCAGGGGCTTGCTATCATAGAAGACTCGGGAGAAAGTGATAGCGGTGGTGTACAGCAAACAGCCACTGTAGGATTACTGCAGGCTTCTCAGGATGCATTCAACAGAATTGCAAGTTTCGATTTAGGACCGTACTGGTTCCGCCCAAGAGGAATTGATAGCAGAACAGGGGAGAATATGATCAACGGGGTTTCTATGGCCGCTGCGGATAATGGAGATGTAGATTTCAGTACCTGGGGCGGATTGAACGAAATTACCCGTTACCCGGAAATTTCAGCTAATCATGCACCTTCTGAATATGCTTTCGGAGGAACTACCGGAGTATTTTATAAGAATACCAGAGCCAGCGAGTACAGAAAAGGAAGTCAATTGACATACTCTCTAACCAACAGAAACTATACGAACAGACTGTCTTACAGATTCTCTTCCGGAATGAATAAGAACGGATGGGCATTTACAGGAATGATCGCAAGAAGATGGGCACAGGAAGGGATTCAGGATGGTACTGCTTATGATGCATACAGTGGATATATTGGTATTGAGAAGAAATTCAGTGATAGCCATACAATTACCTTAAATGCCATTGGTTCCAAATATTCAAGAAGCTCTTCAAGTCCAAGCACTCAGGAAGTGTATGATTTCCGAGGTGTTCATTATAACTCTTATTGGGGATGGCAAAACGGAGATAAAAGAAATGAAAGGGTGAAAAGAGGTTTCCAGCCCATGATTCAATTGCAGGATTTCTGGAAAATCAATAAAAACTCTCAGTTATGGACGTCTGTTTCTTACCAGTTTGGTAAAGAATACAGTTCTAGGCTGGATTGGTACAGAGCTAATAACCCGTCTCCAACCTATTACCGTAACTTACCAAGCTATTGGTTAAACTATACAAATCCGTCTCCGGAACAAGCCGCCAACGTCGGAATTACAAGAGACTGGTGGACCAATGATGATCAGTCGCATACACAGATCAACTGGGATAATCTTTATAATGCCAACAGAAACGTAGAGTATAATGCCATGTTTGGAGGGAGAAGAGCAGCTTATTATCTTGTGGACGATGTAAAAGATGATAAAGTATGGAATGTCTCTACACACTACACTTATAACTTTAGCGATACCTCCCGTTTTATTTTAAACTTATCTTACCAGAACTACAGATCTGAACAGTACAGAGAAGTAAACGATCTTTTAGGAGCTGACTTTGCCCTGAATATGGATCCGTTTGCATCCAATACAACAGCAGGGAGTGTTTGGGGTAAATTTAATACAAGAGAAAATGATACTGATGTTGCCAAAAGAGAAGGTGACAAAATCGGATACAGTTATATTTTCAGAAGACAGGAATTTAAAGTAAATCCTGCTTTCAAATTCTCAACAGGGAAATTTGATGTTTTTGTTTCCGGATTATTTGGTTATACAACAAACAGCAGAGAAGGATTGTTCCAACACTACCTGTATGAGTCTTCTTACGGAAAAGGAGCAGACCAAAACTTCTGGAATGCAGGGGTTAAAGGTCAGGTTACCTATAAAATCAATGGTAGAAACTTCCTGGTTTATAACGGAGCTTACTTTTCACAGTCTCCTTTCTTAAATGATATTTATTTTAATACAAGAGTAAGTGGTGTTACGACTCCGGGAATCAAGAATGTTGTTGTTGATGCCAACGATTTGAGTTATGTAATCTCTACTCCGATTGTAAAACTTAGATTGACAGGTTATCTTGTTAACACTCAGAATGAAACAAGTGTACAAAGATATTTCGCACAGGGAGTTAAGTTAACTACTCTGACTGAAAGCGGAGATCAAGCTCCTGTTCAGGATGGGGCTTTCATTACACAGGTATTGGCAGGGGCTAATAAGAGAAACATGGGGATCGAACTTGGTGCACAGGTGAAACTTACCCCTACTTTGACAGCCAGCGGATTACTAAGTGTAGGACAATATACTTATACTAATAACCCTACCGTTTATTTTGCATCTGATGCTGTAGGAACATTCAGAGAACTTGATGGAAACGGAAATATCGTATCAAGGTCTTATACCAATATGGGAGAGGCTACCCTTAAAAACTACAGACAGGGAGGAACACCTCAGGAGGCGTATACTTTAGGTCTTCGTTACAGCAGCCCTAAATACTGGTGGGTAGGAGCTACATGGAACTATTTCGGACATTCGTTCCTTGACCCGTCTCCTGTAACCAGAACAGAAAGATTCTATACAAACCCTAATACACCGGGAGTTCCTTATGATAACGTAACTGAAGAAGAACTTGCAAGAATTCTGACTCCTACAAAATTGCCATCAGCATTCTTCTTCAATGTGAATGCAGGTAAATCCTGGCTGATTGGTAAGTATTATGTATTGGTGTCTGCATCGGTAAATAATATCCTTAATAACAGAAACTTTATTACAGGAGGATTTGAGCAGACAAGAAACGTTAACTATACTGACTATGCTAATGATTATGACAGCGGAAACATGGTATTTGCTCCTAAATATTGGTATAATCAGGGTAGATCTTATTTTGTTAACCTTCAATTCAGATTCTAA
- a CDS encoding ABC transporter ATP-binding protein, whose product MNQYIKILKFARPHQKYIYGSLFFNLMYSVFQIASLGTILPVLGMLFGTIEAKKYSHPPVYSGEILDFFSYAKEYANYYVQTLVTEHGALNVLAWLCVITAFMFLLRNLFRYLGSFLLINYRVGVTKDLRGAMYRKILALPVSFFTESRKGDLMSRMSNDVGEVEGNILGSLVELINAPFMLISTLVTLFFLSTEMTLFSLLVLPVMGTMIALIGKSLKKDSHEAQNEMGTIFSIVDETLKSTKVIKIFSAEKIMDNRFMQSMQKWINSSIRLGRKKELASPMSEFLGSVTFLIIAWYGGKQIIVEQSISPADFLVFLGIFFQILPPVKSLSQSISNVQKGEASLERVLAILDADVKIDEIANPVSISTLNHSIEFNNIGFYYDKDHTILKNFSLSIPKGKTVALVGQSGSGKTTIANLLARFYDVSEGEIMIDGTNIKHLKLNEYRKLLGMVTQESVLFNDSVYNNILMGKPDATREEVIAAAKIANADAFITRLPEGYDSNIGDDGGKLSGGQKQRVSIARAVLKNPPIMILDEATSALDTESERFVQDALEKMMENRTSLVIAHRLSTIQKADWIVVMEKGDIVEQGTHHDLIAKKGMYNKLVELQNFD is encoded by the coding sequence ATGAACCAATATATTAAAATACTGAAGTTCGCAAGACCTCACCAAAAATACATCTACGGAAGTTTGTTTTTCAACCTTATGTATTCTGTATTTCAGATTGCTTCCCTTGGGACTATTCTACCGGTTTTGGGAATGCTTTTCGGAACCATAGAGGCTAAAAAATACAGTCATCCTCCTGTTTATTCAGGAGAGATTTTAGATTTTTTCTCTTATGCAAAAGAATACGCCAATTATTACGTTCAGACTTTAGTAACTGAGCATGGAGCCCTTAATGTTTTGGCATGGCTTTGTGTGATAACGGCTTTTATGTTTTTACTGAGAAACCTTTTCAGATATTTGGGTTCGTTTTTACTGATCAATTATCGTGTAGGGGTTACTAAAGACCTTCGTGGAGCAATGTACAGAAAGATTCTTGCTTTACCTGTTTCCTTTTTTACGGAAAGCAGAAAGGGAGATCTGATGTCCCGTATGTCAAATGACGTGGGTGAAGTTGAAGGTAATATCTTGGGAAGCTTAGTGGAATTAATCAATGCACCTTTCATGTTGATAAGCACATTGGTAACTCTTTTCTTCTTAAGTACTGAGATGACTCTTTTCTCACTTCTGGTATTGCCTGTAATGGGAACGATGATTGCCTTAATAGGAAAAAGCCTGAAAAAAGATTCTCATGAAGCTCAGAATGAAATGGGAACTATTTTCTCAATTGTAGATGAAACATTGAAATCTACAAAAGTGATTAAGATTTTCAGTGCCGAAAAAATAATGGATAACCGTTTTATGCAGTCAATGCAGAAATGGATCAACAGTTCCATAAGATTAGGTAGAAAAAAGGAACTGGCATCTCCGATGAGCGAATTTTTAGGTTCGGTTACCTTCCTAATTATTGCCTGGTATGGTGGAAAACAAATTATTGTAGAACAAAGTATTTCACCAGCTGACTTCTTGGTTTTCCTGGGTATTTTCTTCCAGATTTTACCTCCTGTGAAAAGTTTGTCACAGTCAATTTCAAATGTACAGAAAGGAGAAGCTTCTCTTGAAAGAGTATTAGCCATTCTGGATGCTGATGTAAAAATTGATGAAATAGCAAATCCTGTTTCTATCTCAACATTAAATCATTCAATCGAGTTTAATAATATTGGTTTTTATTACGATAAAGACCATACCATCCTTAAAAACTTCTCACTTTCTATTCCAAAAGGAAAAACGGTTGCTCTTGTTGGGCAAAGTGGAAGTGGTAAAACAACCATTGCCAATCTTTTAGCAAGGTTCTATGATGTTTCTGAAGGAGAAATCATGATTGACGGAACCAATATTAAACATTTAAAATTAAATGAATACCGCAAGCTTCTGGGTATGGTAACCCAGGAATCTGTATTATTCAATGATTCCGTTTACAATAATATTCTGATGGGTAAACCTGATGCTACAAGAGAAGAAGTGATTGCTGCCGCAAAAATTGCCAATGCAGATGCATTTATCACAAGGCTTCCTGAAGGGTATGATTCCAATATCGGAGATGATGGAGGTAAGCTTTCCGGAGGTCAGAAGCAGAGAGTTTCTATTGCGAGAGCCGTATTGAAAAACCCACCAATTATGATTCTGGATGAAGCCACCTCTGCGCTGGATACGGAATCTGAAAGATTTGTACAGGATGCACTGGAGAAAATGATGGAAAACAGAACTTCCCTGGTAATCGCCCACCGTCTTTCAACAATTCAGAAAGCAGACTGGATCGTAGTGATGGAAAAAGGTGACATCGTAGAACAGGGAACACATCATGACCTGATTGCTAAAAAAGGAATGTATAACAAACTTGTTGAACTTCAAAACTTCGACTAA